One region of Eupeodes corollae chromosome 1, idEupCoro1.1, whole genome shotgun sequence genomic DNA includes:
- the LOC129940282 gene encoding uncharacterized protein LOC129940282, which translates to MGPKKINLKTSVSDVIAKTAVAKKKALPKLKVILANPYKPIYETLDDSELSQLNDIICSEIKSSGLPGNQFARQNKIKLGLGASLRAIKNKQASCVLVSRSIKPKFIIDQIGSFAKQTKCSVPVFVVDDCDKISTHLFLIRALVVVFPLNISGELGKWIAKRTLPSEENRISVIEKEPAKQALVAVKELEDKVNLNAIYLTKQSNGRRTFVPDVVVKPIQNNQSKNWTGDFISFSNENGTDSNDEEAMDTDQIDEEFIRKQEKALMVLEKIAKSKQKVNVESTPKPQSKSKPNEDRSGGQTVDKKVSDRVIIHEEWENDPSYISLEVHKIQPNPNRKPKNKRNKNKNKNKNKIKVP; encoded by the exons atgggTCCAAAGAAAATTAATCTTAAGACCAGTGTCAGCGATGTGATTGCAAAAACGGCTGTTGCCAAGAAAAAGGCTCTTCCGAAACTCAAAGTTATTCTTGCAAATCCTTACAAACCGATATa tgaaaCCCTTGATGATAGTGAGCTATCCCAATTGAATGATATTATATGCTCTGAAATCAAATCATCAGGATTGCCAGGAAATCAGTTCGCccggcaaaataaaataaaattaggccTTGGTGCTTCGTTGCGAgcgataaaaaataaacaagcttCTTGTGTTCTTGTTTCTCGATCAATTAAACCCAAATTTATCATCGATCAAATTGGTTCCtttgcaaaacaaacaaaatgttcagtTCCAGTCTTCGTGGTCGATGATTGTGATAAGATATCGACACATCTCTTCTTGATAAGAGCGCTTGTTGTGGTGTTTCCTTTAAATATTTCTGGAGAACTTGGAAAATGGATAGCAAAGCGCACTTTACCTtctgaagaaaatcgaatttcaGTCATAGAAAAAGAACCTGCAAAGCAAGCTTTAGTGGCAGTAAAAGAGCTTGAGgacaaagttaatttaaatgccATATATCTCACAAAACAATCCAATGGAAGGCGCACTTTTGTGCCGGATGTAGTCGTGAAACCAATTCAAAACAATCAATCGAAAAATTGGACCGGAGATTTTATATCATTCTCGAATGAAAACGGAACCGATAGTAATGATGAAGAGGCAATGGACACGGATCAAATTGATGAAgaatttattagaaaacaagaaaaggcTCTAATGGTCTTAGAAAAAATTgctaaaagcaaacaaaaagttaatgTTGAAAGTACTCCTAAACCTCAATCTAAATCCAAGCCCAATGAAGATAGATCAGGAGGACAAACGGTGGACAAGAAGGTATCAGATAGAGTGATTATACATGAAGAATGGGAGAACGATCCTTCATATATTTCACTGGAGGTACATAAAATTCAACCTAATCCGAATAgaaaacccaaaaataaaaggaacaagaataaaaataaaaacaaaaacaaaataaaagttccaTAG